A single Cetobacterium sp. ZOR0034 DNA region contains:
- the cas13c gene encoding type VI-C CRISPR-associated RNA-guided ribonuclease Cas13c translates to MEEIKHKKNKSSIIRVIVSNYDMTGIKEIKVLYQKQGGVDTFNLKTIINLESGNLEIISCKPKEREKYRYEFNCKTEINTISITKKDKVLKKEIRKYSLELYFKNEKKDTVVAKVTDLLKAPDKIEGERNHLRKLSSSTERKLLSKTLCKNYSEISKTPIEEIDSIKIYKIKRFLNYRSNFLIYFALINDFLCAGVKEDDINEVWLIQDKEHTAFLENRIEKITDYIFDKLSKDIENKKNQFEKRIKKYKTSLEELKTETLEKNKTFYIDSIKTKITNLENKITELSLYNSKESLKEDLIKIISIFTNLRHSLMHYDYKSFENLFENIENEELKNLLDLNLFKSIRMSDEFKTKNRTNYLDGTESFTIVKKHQNLKKLYTYYNNLCDKKNGFNTFINSFFVTDGIENTDFKNLIILHFEKEMEEYKKSIEYYKIKISNEKNKSKKEKLKEKIDLLQSELINMREHKNLLKQIYFFDIHNSIKYKELYSERKNLIEQYNLQINGVKDVTAINHINTKLLSLKNKMDKITKQNSLYRLKYKLKIAYSFLMIEFDGDVSKFKNNFDPTNLEKRVEYLDKKEEYLNYTAPKNKFNFAKLEEELQKIQSTSEMGADYLNVSPENNLFKFYILTYIMLPVEFKGDFLGFVKNHYYNIKNVDFMDESLLDENEVDSNKLNEKIENLKDSSFFNKIRLFEKNIKKYEIVKYSVSTQENMKEYFKQLNLDIPYLDYKSTDEIGIFNKNMILPIFKYYQNVFKLCNDIEIHALLALANKKQQNLEYAIYCCSKKNSLNYNELLKTFNRKTYQNLSFIRNKIAHLNYKELFSDLFNNELDLNTKVRCLIEFSQNNKFDQIDLGMNFINDYYMKKTRFIFNQRRLRDLNVPSKEKIIDGKRKQQNDSNNELLKKYGLSRTNIKDIFNKAWY, encoded by the coding sequence AAACATAAAAAAAATAAAAGTTCTATTATAAGAGTTATCGTATCTAATTATGATATGACTGGTATTAAAGAAATTAAAGTTTTATATCAAAAACAAGGGGGAGTTGATACCTTTAATTTAAAAACGATTATAAACTTAGAATCTGGTAACCTTGAGATTATCAGTTGCAAGCCAAAAGAAAGAGAAAAATATAGATACGAATTTAACTGCAAAACAGAAATAAATACTATTAGTATTACAAAAAAAGATAAGGTTTTAAAAAAAGAGATTAGAAAGTATTCTCTTGAATTATATTTTAAAAATGAAAAAAAAGATACTGTTGTTGCAAAAGTAACTGATTTATTAAAAGCTCCGGATAAGATTGAAGGAGAAAGAAATCATTTAAGAAAATTATCATCTTCAACAGAAAGAAAACTACTTTCTAAAACCTTGTGTAAAAATTATTCTGAAATAAGTAAAACTCCTATTGAGGAAATTGATTCTATAAAAATTTATAAAATTAAAAGATTTTTAAATTATCGTTCTAATTTTCTAATATATTTTGCTTTGATTAATGATTTCTTATGTGCAGGAGTAAAAGAAGACGATATAAATGAAGTTTGGCTTATACAGGATAAAGAACATACTGCTTTTCTTGAAAATAGAATTGAAAAGATTACGGATTATATTTTTGATAAATTATCAAAGGATATTGAAAATAAAAAAAATCAATTTGAAAAAAGAATTAAAAAATATAAAACCTCTCTTGAAGAATTAAAAACTGAAACTCTAGAAAAAAATAAAACTTTTTATATAGATAGTATTAAAACTAAAATAACAAATTTAGAAAATAAAATTACAGAACTTTCTTTATATAACTCTAAAGAAAGCTTGAAAGAGGATTTAATTAAAATCATTAGTATTTTTACAAACCTTAGACACTCTTTGATGCATTATGACTATAAGTCTTTTGAAAATCTCTTTGAAAATATTGAGAATGAAGAATTGAAAAATTTATTAGATCTTAATCTTTTTAAATCTATAAGAATGAGTGATGAATTTAAAACTAAAAATAGAACAAATTATTTAGATGGAACAGAAAGCTTTACAATAGTTAAAAAACACCAAAATCTAAAAAAATTATATACATACTATAATAATCTTTGTGACAAAAAAAATGGATTCAATACTTTTATCAACAGTTTTTTTGTAACTGATGGTATTGAAAATACTGATTTTAAAAATTTAATTATTCTACATTTTGAAAAGGAGATGGAAGAGTATAAAAAATCTATTGAATATTACAAGATTAAAATTTCAAATGAGAAAAACAAAAGTAAGAAAGAAAAATTAAAAGAAAAAATAGATTTATTACAATCTGAATTAATAAATATGAGAGAGCACAAAAATCTTTTAAAACAAATTTATTTCTTTGATATTCATAATTCTATTAAATATAAAGAATTGTATTCTGAAAGAAAAAATTTAATCGAACAATATAATCTTCAAATCAATGGAGTAAAAGATGTTACTGCAATAAATCATATTAATACAAAACTTTTAAGCTTAAAAAATAAAATGGATAAAATAACAAAACAAAACTCTTTATACAGATTAAAATACAAACTTAAAATTGCATATTCTTTTCTAATGATTGAATTTGATGGAGATGTAAGTAAATTTAAAAATAACTTTGATCCAACAAATTTAGAAAAAAGAGTTGAATATTTAGATAAAAAAGAGGAATACTTAAATTATACAGCTCCTAAAAACAAATTCAATTTTGCAAAACTTGAAGAGGAACTTCAAAAAATTCAAAGTACTTCAGAGATGGGAGCTGACTATTTAAACGTTAGCCCTGAAAATAACCTATTTAAATTTTACATTTTAACATATATCATGTTACCAGTTGAGTTTAAAGGAGATTTTTTAGGCTTTGTTAAGAACCATTACTATAATATTAAAAATGTTGATTTCATGGATGAAAGCCTTCTTGATGAAAACGAAGTTGATAGCAATAAATTAAATGAAAAAATAGAAAATTTAAAAGATAGTAGTTTTTTTAATAAAATTAGATTATTTGAAAAGAATATTAAGAAATATGAGATTGTTAAATATTCAGTTTCTACTCAGGAAAATATGAAGGAGTATTTTAAACAATTGAATTTAGATATTCCTTATCTAGACTATAAATCTACTGATGAAATTGGAATATTTAATAAAAATATGATTTTACCTATTTTCAAGTACTACCAAAATGTATTTAAACTTTGTAATGATATTGAGATTCATGCCTTGTTAGCATTGGCAAATAAAAAACAACAAAATTTAGAATACGCTATCTATTGCTGTAGCAAAAAGAATTCATTAAATTATAATGAGCTTTTAAAGACGTTCAATAGAAAGACATATCAAAATTTATCTTTTATTAGAAATAAAATTGCTCATTTAAATTATAAAGAACTTTTTAGTGATCTTTTTAATAATGAATTAGATTTGAATACTAAAGTTAGATGTCTTATTGAATTTTCTCAAAATAATAAATTCGATCAAATTGACCTTGGAATGAATTTTATTAATGATTATTATATGAAAAAAACTAGATTTATCTTTAATCAAAGGAGGTTAAGAGACCTCAATGTTCCTTCAAAAG